A region of Cherax quadricarinatus isolate ZL_2023a unplaced genomic scaffold, ASM3850222v1 Contig286, whole genome shotgun sequence DNA encodes the following proteins:
- the LOC138851304 gene encoding uncharacterized protein yields the protein MTRHPARRCHLCGRLYPQDAAHHTFSCSFCGLSVCVANVTAHRRRCVTVGAGQYSKQMIRGAGQEERDQSVSSDESSTVTLPQEQVEPIAGPSGWRPAATSDSSSSKDHYYSFLGSPSSVNRRFTSGKKNFCSDEEESEMGDDSISEEPHITSRSECFQGHFCRIKYSIPASHKHDPILFLQSFATTFMRHILQFFTVLSGRALYENALRIYAELSLILRRQSLLGEDDSREHYITFPAQLVTRDDISRLLRSWREYLSMRLETEISSGEGSGFILDYIKGFHIVICKNGVRGYLGDYIEYPTSLRGKNQIFNPRGVKNSCFIQCLAAFFCRRLGWGWYKIRRYLSRCDSLQKFVNYSRVTLPVQWSDIHKLESDNKISIFIYCLTSHEGTYHATLCRRGSNKYSLVVALLLLGKTHVALIKHFQKYMRIFSRKHSRNKHFCLNCLSEYSDICNLKTHFNSCDNQQKLIFPPAGSVCKFKNTHKGYLPSHTAFVDLEAYLDNRKPEGVITARHVAIAYGYIVIDRNSTIIDRYVHRGVQCIDHMYDRLSSLWDWIKMNTPCYPLHMTREQHIHFAIQKKCNFCHQDFTLTKPKVRHHDHLMPKANYLGALCNNCNLRQKNSGKYLPVIIHNLSYDMALIIKELSVKAPINVLMKQGYKFLKVEIGALRFLDSLAFLSAGLASLAQAHIASKSPLKFTEAMISHLPPESWGCLLTGKQVFPYEYCSSPERLEEKTLPPKRAFYSSLSKKHISQEEFDHAHLVWEKTACQTLGDYLLVYLSCDVGLLADIFTLHRRLLYNIYNLDVVHYVSLPGFAYDAFLKTSGVELELITDQELYNIIQSNIRGGFTTAVRTFAQANNQFINPNFDEKNLVSKFLLYWDFNSLYGSCMTEALPYANIRKLSPAEMASFLANGSLLQKNPQDSIKGYWLLIDTLGIAPELARYTDDLPLCLYHKQITLDDLSEYSKQLLAISNQKLPRKNTKLVGDHLPKRNYLISLPLLQLFLEIGLQIEKIHSIYEFSQGKYLAGFVETNVRQRNSSTSKDCQRLFKLLTNSVFGKTLFNPSKYANKTKLITSAGAFLRAVSKPLFKKAIKLSENKVLVTTGTPAIKLTYPNYIGYQILELAKFKLYHFWYMILKKTYQDKIKLIYSDTDSVIACLEGIKNLTDEIDAPDVAGERAQG from the exons ATGACTCGTCACCCAGCTCGCAGATGCCACCTATGCGGGCGATTATACCCTCAGGATGCAGCTCACCACACTTTCTCCTGTAGTTTCTGCGGGCTATCAGTGTGTGTGGCGAATGTCACAGCTCATCGCAGGAGATGCGTGACAG TTGGGGCGGGGCAATACTCCAAGCAGATGATCCGGGGGGCGGGCCAGGAAGAAAGAG ATCAGTCTGTGTCCTCCGATGAATCTTCGACCGTAACACTCCCACAAGAGCAAGTTGAGCCGATTGCCGGTCCCAGTGGATGGAGACCAGCCGCCACAAGTGACAGCTCCTCTTCCAAGGATCATTACTACTCTTTCTTGGGTTCCCCCTCCTCTGTTAATCGAAGGTTCACttcaggtaaaaaaaatttttgttcagATGAGGAAGAGAGTGAAATGGGAGACGATTCCATTTCAGAGGAACCACACATTACGAGTCGGTCGGAATGTTTTCAAGGTCACTTCTGTCGAATAAAATATTCAATTCCTGCCTCTCATAAACACGACCCCatattatttcttcagtccttcGCAACAACATTTATGAGGCACATATTACAGTTTTTCACTGTTCTATCAGGACGAGCACTTTATGAAAATGCTCTTAGGATTTATGCCGAACTGAGCCTTATTTTGCGCAGACAGTCGCTACTGGGAGAGGATGACAGTCGTGAGCATTATATAACTTTTCCCGCGCAACTAGTTACACGAGATGATATATCTCGGCTCTTACGGTCATGGAGGGAGTACCTTAGCATGCGATTAGAAACTGAAATTTCATCGGGCGAGGGATCAGGCTTCATACTAGATTATATAAAGGGTTTTCATATTGTAATATGCAAGAATGGAGTGCGTGGATACCTAGGAGACTATATAGAATATCCCACATCTTTACGAGGGAAAAATCAGATATTTAACCCGAGAGGAGTAAAAAATAGCTGTTTTATTCAATGTCTGGCGGCCTTTTTCTGTCGTAGACTTGGCTGGGGCTGGTATAAAATCAGACGATATTTATCTAGATGTGATAGCCTTCAGAAATTTGTCAATTACTCGCGAGTGACTCTCCCTGTCCAGTGGAGTGACATCCACAAACTCGAGTCTGACAACAaaatatcaatatttatttattgcttAACTTCTCATGAAGGGACCTATCATGCTACTTTATGTCGTaggggtagtaataaatattcactggtaGTGGCCCTGTTATTGTTGGGAAAGACTCATGTAGCTTTAATCAAACACTTCCAGAAATATATGAGAATTTTCTCCAGAAAACATTCACGCAATAAGCACTTTTGCTTGAATTGTTTAAGTGAATATAGTGACATTTGCAACTTAAAAACTCACTTCAATTCATGCGACAACCAACAAAAGTTGATTTTTCCCCCAGCTGGAAGCGTTTGTAAATTCAAAAATACTCACAAGGGCTACTTGCCCTCTCATACTGCCTTTGTGGATTTAGAAGCTTATCTCGATAATCGTAAGCCAGAGGGGGTAATAACAGCTAGACACGTAGCAATAGCTTATGGCTATATAGTGATAGACAGAAATAGCACTATAATAGATAGATATGTCCATCGGGGGGTACAGTGTATTGATCATATGTATGATAGACTTTCGTCTTTATGGGATTGGATAAAGATGAACACTCCCTGTTATCCGCTTCATATGACCAGGGAGCAGCATATACATTTTGCCATACAGAAGAAGTGCAACTTCTGTCATCAGGACTTTACTCTTACCAAACCAAAGGTGAGGCATCATGACCATCTAATGCCTAAGGCTAATTATTTAGGAGCACTCTGCAATAATTGCAATTTAAGGCAGAAAAATTCAGGTAAATATTTGCCTGTTATTATTCATAACCTATCATATGATATGGCTTTGATAATTAAAGAACTAAGTGTTAAAGCCCCAATCAATGTTTTAATGAAACAGGGATATAAATTTCTAAAGGTAGAAATAGGAGCACTACGTTTCCTGGATAGTCTAGCCTTCTTGTCCGCTGGTTTGGCTAGTTTGGCTCAGGCGCACATAGCTTCAAAATCACCCTTGAAATTCACAGAGGCGATGATAAGTCATCTACCCCCCGAAAGTTGGGGATGCTTATTAACCGgcaaacaagtgtttccttatgAATATTGCAGCTCCCCAGAAAGGCTCGAAGAGAAGACTTTACCCCCAAAAAGAGCTTTCTACAGTTCTCTGTCTAAGAAGCATATTAGCCAAGAAGAATTCGATCATGCTCATCTGGTTTGGGAGAAAACAGCTTGTCAAACTCTAGGAGACTATCTCCTAGTATATCTCAGCTGTGATGTAGGACTTCTGGCTGACATATTCACCTTGCATAGGAGATTATTATACAACATCTATAATCTAGATGTTGTTCACTATGTTTCTCTCCCCGGCTTTGCCTATGATGCCTtcttaaaaaccagtggagtggaATTAGAATTAATTACTGATCAGGAGCTTTATAACATCATACAGTCTAATATAAGAGGCGGCTTCACTACTGCTGTTAGGACGTTTGCTCAGGCCAATAACCAGTTCATTAATCCCAATTTTGATGAGAAAAACTTAGTAAGTAAATTTTTGCTATACTGGGATTTTAATTCTCTTTatggttcttgcatgactgaggCGCTGCCCTACGCAAACATTCGAAAACTCTCACCCGCAGAAATGGCGAGTTTTCTCGCAAATGGCAGTCTTCTCCAGAAGAATCCTCAAGACTCTATAAAAGGTTACTGGCTTCTTATAGACACTCTAGGAATAGCCCCAGAATTAGCTCGCTACACGGATGACTTACCACTATGTCTCTATCACAAACAGATAACATTAGATGATCTATCTGAGTACAGCAAACAGCTATTGGCTATCAGTAATCAAAAACTACCCCGTAAAAATACTAAATTAGTGGGGGACCATCTCCCCAAACGAAACTACCTAATATCATTGCCTTTATTGCAGTTGTTCTTGGAGATAGGTCTACAAATTGAGAAAATTCATAGCATATATGAATTCTCACAAGGAAAATATCTGGCGGGCTTTGTTGAAACGAACGTGAGGCAACGCAATAGTAGCACTAGTAAAGACTGTCAGCGATTATTTAAATTGTTGACCAATTctgtattcggcaagacattgttTAATCCATCAAAATATGCCAACAAAACGAAGCTCATAACATCAGCGGGAGCATTTTTGCGAGCGGTGAGTAAGCCACTATTTAAGAAAGCCATAAAGCTTTCAGAAAACAAAGTATTGGTTACGACGGGGACGCCAGCCATAAAACTCACTTACCCTAATTACATAGGTTACCAGATACTAGAACTTGCCAAATTTAAGCTGTACCATTTTTGGTATATGATTCTTAAGAAAACATACCAAGACAAAATAAAACTAATCTATTCAGATACCGATAGTGTCATCGCCTGTTTAGAGGgcatcaaaaaccttactgatgaaatcg ATGCCCCCGATGTAGCCGGAGAGCGGGCGCAGGGCTGA
- the LOC138851302 gene encoding uncharacterized protein has protein sequence MAKEAGILDSVFTGPVRICKVLILSAGRLEGKEHTGFKLLKRCHCDDSRKRKHRLPQERPVEDGISSSDIEEPMKKEPDLDNDETQSLPSCQSDDLVVDLSTLTAQSDDSVEVTAAAGDEQTSDLEAHPDGQSEKEGKTPDVRVKPADGVKTAEGVKADVDVPEKEIIFEREVINLTESEQEERSHSV, from the exons ATGGCGAAGGAAGCAGGCATTCTCGATTCTG ttTTCACTGGACCAGTCAGAATTTGTAAAGTTTTGATTTTATCGGCTGGTAGATTGGAAGGGAAGGAACACACCGGCTTCAAACTCCTAAAGCGGTGTCATTGTGATGATAGCAGGAAACGCAAACATAGGCTTCCTCAGGAAAGG CCTGTGGAAGATGGGATCAGTTCATCTGATATAGAGGAGCCTATGAAGAAAGAACCAGATCTCGACAACGATGAAACGCAGAGCCTTCCCTCATGCCAGTCTGATGACCTCGTTGTGGACCTCTCTACGCTCACTGCTCAATCTGATGACTCTGTTGAGGTCACTGCCGCAGCAGGTGATGAACAAACTAGCGACCTTGAAGCGCACCCTGACGGTCAGTCGGAGAAGGAAGGGAAAACCCCCGACGTGAGAGTAAAGCCAGCTGATGGAGTAAAGACGGCAGAAGGGGTAAAGGCAGATGTTGATGTACCTGAAAAGGAAATCATTTTCGAGCGGGAGGTTATCAATCTTACAGAAAGTGAACAGGAGGAGCGCAGTCATTCAGTCTAA
- the LOC138851303 gene encoding uncharacterized protein produces MDNKQVFNGCRLIKAVKFCARNVLYKTFLWGTPDKPTNMKLDDYLKQINVQVTSKSFDKTQKEMIKKSPDGSEFDVSLLYLSIKLACKDVAPFNDQKWYIESEEMEYYITSIKNMRNNVLHGQLAVTDENYDENIKNLRELLNGCLKTSGEKYGRDEAEVDNQVKQMNDVLDKITTEILVEDDILMYCSDEVKHHMINDSRDKLKEILQSISYVNPVSFITSDLKLKVDKIFVDIEVKHGQRGGEGEHISYQHLLRLVQTTTAVASTSTVSQQQYQTTAVLSSTSTASQEQYQTTAVPSSTSSVSQQEYQTRAAPSSTCNVLQQQGTSAHPHIILVEGLAGSGKTTLVKLVIDEWTQDGQGNISDLDNYELLLWVQCRDPTMTCYQHLLHRLMPEITIKFKEIHPKLMKLCKILIIIDGLDEDNDSSRTLVQSLLQEFKYCSNIAFLCTSRPEKVENFRRTIPAEYTVTHATLHGISKKNLVQFVRLNHQEITKQTGNNRNTEELENKVIKLEGLHEHLRLPMNLILMIYIWDHDPDQLNLTSVTHTELYYNIHELCKHKLIERLTNHEDTKNMDDKDLTDNINIMLMYIYKTSLETLSLDQLNYEINTIDKLITTCKQLCLPYKEVLSAFLCLRPTWTVLGIKEQYSAPHKGMQDYFAALYIVRNLNNPQYSTPTPASATPASATPASATPASATPASATPALTPPVNIRGVLEESIRSGVVDINKYQNVLIHVAGLLYLVLDQVPEVPAREVVHLLQESGMRHNNQWLNLLDNTNISPVIVKEISYFFNTEETIVVSDERVRSCAALLQHLSSCEVKIDIDSDPGDLPDLPDLLAALTHHHCTHLELNHHYLHADATTTSDNFLQHLQPR; encoded by the coding sequence ATGGATaataaacaagtgtttaatggatGTAGACTTATCAAGGCTGTTAAATTCTGTGCCAGAAATGTCTTGTATAAGACATTCCTCTGGGGAACCCCAGACAAACCTACCAATATGAAGTTGGATGATTACTTAAAACAAATAAATGTTCAAGTAACATCAAAATCTTTTGATAAAACACAAAAAGAGATGATTAAGAAGAGTCCAGATGGATCAGAGTTTGATGTGTCACTGTTGTATCTTAGCATCAAACTCGCCTGTAAGGATGTAGCTCCATTCAATGATCAAAAATGGTATATTGAAAGTGAAGAAATGGAGTACTACATTACGTCAATAAAGAACATGAGGAACAATGTTCTTCATGGTCAACTTGCAGTTACTGATGAAAATTATGATGAAAACATAAAAAATCTCCGGGAGTTGTTAAATGGTTGTCTTAAGACATCTGGAGAGAAGTATGGGAGAGATGAGGCTGAGGTGGACAACCAGGTCAAACAGATGAATGATGTACTCGATAAAATCACGACTGAGATTCTTGTAGAGGATGACATACTGATGTACTGTAGTGATGAGGTGAAGCATCATATGATTAATGACAGTCGTGACAAACTTAAGGAGATCTTACAAAGTATCAGCTATGTCAACCCAGTGTCTTTTATCACTAGTGATTTGAAACTTAAAGTAGATAAAATCTTTGTAGATATTGAGGTCAAACATGGGCAACgtggaggtgaaggtgaacaTATAAGTTATCAACACCTTCTTAGACTTGTTCAgactacaacagcagtagcatcTACAAGCACTGtctcacaacaacagtaccagactACAGCAGTACTATCGTCTACAAGCACTGCCTCACAAGAGCAGTACCAGACTACAGCAGTACCATCATCTACCAGCTCTGTCTCACAACAAGAGTACCAAACTAGAGCAGCACCATCATCTACATGCAATGTCTTACAACAACAAGGTACATCTGCTCACCCACATATAATATTGGTTGAAGGTCTGGCTGGCAGTGGCAAGACTACTCTAGTGAAGTTAGTAATAGATGAATGGACTCAGGATGGTCAAGGTAATATTAGTGACTTAGATAATTACGAGCTTCTACTGTGGGTGCAGTGCCGGGACCCAACAATGACCTGCTACCAGCACCTCCTGCACCGACTGATGCCAGAAATAACCATAAAATTCAAGGAAATTCATCCAAAACTGATGAAACTTTGCAAGATCTTAATTATAATTGACGGCCTTGATGAAGACAATGACAGTTCTAGAACACTAGTCCAGAGTCTACTGCAAGAATTTAAGTACTGTTCTAATATTGCTTTTCTGTGCACTTCACGACCAGAAAAAGTTGAGAACTTTAGGAGAACAATCCCTGCAGAGTATACtgtgacacatgcaacacttcaTGGTATATCTAAGAAAAATTTAGTACAATTCGTGCGTCTGAACCATCAGGAGATAACCAAACAAACAGGGAACAACAGAAATACTGAAGAACTGGAAAATAAGGTGATAAAGTTAGAAGGACTTCATGAACACTTAAGATTACCAATGAATTTGATTCTTATGATATACATCTGGGACCACGACCCTGACCAGCTAAACTTAACATCTGTCACTCACACGGAGCTATATTATAATATTCATGAACTGTGTAAACACAAGTTAATAGAGAGACTGACCAACCATGAAGATACAAAGAACATGGATGACAAGGATTTAACTGACAACATAAACATAATgttgatgtatatatacaaaacatCACTGGAAACTCTTTCACTTGATCAGTTAAATTATGAAATAAACACTATAGATAAACTGATAACAACCTGTAAGCAATTGTGTTTACCTTATAAAGAAGTGTTGTCAGCGTTCCTTTGTTTAAGACCAACTTGGACGGTATTAGGGATCAAGGAACAGTACTCAGCTCCTCACAAGGGAATGCAAGATTACTTCGCTGCTCTCTATATTGTGAGGAATCTTAATAACCCACAGTATTCTACACCTACACCTGCGTCTGCTACACCTGCGTCTGCTACACCTGCGTCTGCTACGCCTGCGTCTGCTACACCTGCCTCAGCTACACCTGCCTTAACCCCACCTGTCAATATCAGGGGAGTGCTGGAAGAGAGCATCAGGTCAGGTGTGGTAGATATAAACAAGTACCAGAATGTTCTGATACATGTGGCTGGGCTGCTGTACCTGGTACTAGACCAGGTACCTGAGGTACCTGCACGGGAAGTGGTCCATCTCTTACAAGAGTCTGGTATGAGACACAACAACCAGTGGCTCAACCTCCTTGACAACACTAACATATCTCCAGTAATTGTCAAAGAAATATCTTACTTCTTCAATACTGAAGAAACAATTGTGGTAAGTGATGAACGTGTGAGAAGCTGCGCTGCTCTGCTACAACACCTCAGTTCTTGCGAGGTGAAGATTGATATTGATAGTGACCCTGGTGACCTACCTGACCTGCCTGACCTgctggctgccctcacccaccaccactgtacacacctggaactgaaccaccactaccttcatgcTGACGcaaccaccacttctgacaactTCCTGCAACATCTACAACCTCGGTGA